The proteins below are encoded in one region of Campylobacter rectus:
- a CDS encoding LysE family transporter, which yields MNAFLQGLLLGFSAAVPIGPVNVMIMSAAINSFRSAFAIGLGAMSADVAYLLLLAFGVLGYLQGEIIEKIIGAFGFCYLAYISYVIFKNADKPIRAQAQGVQANFTKNYAKGLFVTLVNPYTVGFWLSVASFAKSFENAGAVVAGLVAAIFIWIASMPFAVHKSAKFISQNVAKWINYVCAVILLGFAFFLSYKLFL from the coding sequence ATGAACGCGTTTTTGCAGGGCTTACTTCTAGGTTTTAGCGCGGCGGTACCGATAGGGCCCGTAAACGTGATGATAATGAGCGCGGCGATAAATTCGTTTCGGTCGGCTTTTGCCATAGGGCTTGGCGCGATGAGTGCGGATGTAGCGTATCTGCTGCTTTTGGCGTTTGGCGTGCTGGGGTATCTGCAAGGCGAGATAATAGAAAAAATCATCGGCGCTTTTGGCTTTTGCTACCTTGCCTACATCTCTTACGTCATCTTTAAAAACGCCGACAAACCCATAAGAGCGCAAGCGCAGGGCGTGCAGGCAAATTTTACCAAAAACTATGCGAAAGGGCTTTTCGTCACGCTTGTAAATCCTTATACCGTTGGCTTTTGGCTTAGCGTGGCTAGCTTTGCGAAAAGCTTTGAAAATGCGGGCGCGGTTGTTGCGGGACTGGTTGCGGCGATATTTATCTGGATCGCCTCGATGCCGTTTGCCGTGCATAAAAGCGCTAAATTTATCTCGCAAAATGTCGCAAAGTGGATAAATTACGTCTGCGCGGTCATTTTGCTGGGTTTTGCATTTTTTTTATCGTATAAATTATTTTTATAA
- a CDS encoding EAL domain-containing protein, whose product MQNLELKKSTRRLIVLPVAILVVCSCLAMCFIFYNKFQDSTNYPSNVSIDEKVEAYMNIIEIIYKDIAKRDIKEFQRYSEAIKAVPSWIFKQTSDKNELTVLASSQYPNLIGENLPYKFCDMSGKAHTNLEQKGVYKRISLIPDNKVEVCYFKKIDGVILGYNMIHNVKISGFGDPLFAQWFAVNMKNAFIVTSIMVLICIFQYLLFYKSIRDNQISLVKSNEKLLENNAQMQKRLYSDALTGLPNKTALERDTETMKNPKIIIMDIDEFRKMNNYFGAAVCDQILLKMTQISQKFADDNGMAVYRVGADQFALVEDAELFIDRYEDLATELLDNIKGLVIDVATEDGEQNEIEIHCTVGFALDETDTFKKAMTALEFAKQTGKDYFCYFKNIDDTPQYAEQIERSNMIRNAIINDKIVPFYQPIFNKDKQILKYETLIRIQNSNEIISPSIFLEVSKRIKRYTDIEKMLIEKSFKLIADKPETMISVNLSGRDMTDGDVSVFIIEKMNKYKVAGRVIFEILEDENIENIERISAFIERVRRMGAKIAIDDFGSGYSNFSYILKLKPDYIKIDGSIIKNIDSSEDSRAIAGAIIAFAKKLDITIIAEFVHSKEVFDACIELGVDEFQGFYLGEPSDTLSEDKVADE is encoded by the coding sequence ATGCAAAATTTAGAATTAAAAAAATCGACAAGGCGCCTCATCGTGTTGCCGGTCGCCATACTCGTAGTATGTTCGTGCCTGGCGATGTGTTTTATATTTTATAATAAATTTCAAGATTCGACCAATTACCCTTCAAACGTCAGTATAGACGAAAAGGTCGAAGCGTATATGAATATAATCGAAATCATATATAAAGATATCGCAAAGCGCGATATAAAGGAGTTTCAACGCTACTCTGAGGCTATTAAAGCCGTGCCGTCTTGGATATTTAAGCAAACGAGCGACAAAAATGAGCTTACGGTGCTAGCCAGCTCGCAGTATCCGAATCTAATAGGCGAAAATTTACCTTATAAATTTTGCGATATGAGCGGCAAAGCTCATACAAATTTGGAGCAAAAAGGCGTCTATAAGCGCATCAGCCTTATTCCCGATAACAAAGTCGAGGTTTGCTATTTTAAGAAAATAGATGGCGTGATACTTGGTTATAATATGATTCACAACGTCAAAATTTCAGGCTTTGGCGACCCGCTTTTTGCGCAATGGTTTGCGGTAAATATGAAAAACGCTTTCATCGTAACGAGCATTATGGTGCTCATTTGTATTTTTCAGTATTTGCTCTTTTACAAAAGCATCCGTGACAATCAAATTTCACTGGTAAAAAGCAACGAAAAGCTTTTAGAAAATAACGCCCAGATGCAAAAGCGCCTTTATAGCGACGCTTTGACGGGCTTGCCTAACAAAACAGCCCTAGAGCGCGACACGGAGACGATGAAAAATCCTAAAATCATCATTATGGATATCGACGAATTTAGGAAAATGAATAACTACTTCGGCGCCGCGGTTTGCGATCAAATTTTGCTAAAAATGACGCAAATTTCGCAAAAATTCGCCGACGATAACGGTATGGCGGTTTACCGCGTCGGTGCAGATCAGTTCGCGCTGGTCGAGGATGCGGAGCTTTTTATCGACAGATACGAGGATCTGGCTACCGAGCTTTTAGACAATATCAAAGGCCTGGTCATCGACGTAGCCACCGAGGACGGCGAGCAAAACGAGATAGAGATCCATTGCACGGTGGGCTTTGCGCTTGACGAGACGGATACGTTTAAAAAGGCGATGACGGCGCTGGAGTTTGCTAAACAAACCGGGAAAGATTATTTTTGCTACTTTAAAAATATCGACGATACGCCTCAATATGCAGAGCAAATAGAACGCTCAAATATGATACGAAACGCCATCATAAACGACAAAATCGTGCCGTTTTATCAGCCGATATTTAACAAAGACAAACAAATTTTAAAGTATGAAACGCTGATCCGCATACAAAATAGCAACGAAATCATCTCGCCAAGCATCTTTTTGGAGGTCTCAAAACGCATCAAACGCTACACCGATATCGAAAAAATGCTCATCGAAAAGAGCTTTAAGCTAATCGCCGATAAGCCGGAAACTATGATCTCGGTAAATCTATCGGGACGCGATATGACCGACGGCGACGTGAGCGTATTTATCATCGAAAAGATGAATAAATATAAGGTGGCCGGGCGCGTGATATTTGAGATACTCGAAGACGAAAATATCGAAAACATCGAGCGTATCAGCGCCTTTATCGAGCGCGTGCGCAGGATGGGCGCAAAGATCGCCATAGACGACTTTGGTTCGGGATACAGCAACTTCTCCTACATCCTAAAACTAAAACCCGACTATATCAAAATCGACGGCTCTATCATCAAAAATATCGACTCAAGCGAGGACTCGCGCGCGATTGCCGGCGCCATCATCGCTTTTGCCAAAAAGCTTGATATCACCATTATCGCCGAATTTGTCCATTCAAAAGAGGTTTTTGACGCTTGTATAGAGCTTGGCGTGGATGAATTTCAGGGCTTTTATCTAGGCGAGCCCAGCGATACTCTAAGCGAAGATAAAGTCGCAGACGAATGA
- the mraY gene encoding phospho-N-acetylmuramoyl-pentapeptide-transferase yields MFYYIYELLNFNIFQYITVRAGFSFFIAFCLTVWALPKFIAWAKAKNAAQPIYELAPQTHQKKAKTPTMGGLVFIGAALVASVICARLDNLFVFASLICLAGFTALGFKDDFRKISGGKNHDGLSPRAKLAVQILIALVVSALLYLQGELGSKFYLPFYKFPVLDLGVFAVAFWTLVIVAASNAVNLTDGLDGLATVPAVFSLLTLGVFAYICGHAVFSSYLLLPKIAGVGETVVVAAALIGSLMGFLWFNCHPAEVFMGDSGSLSVGAYIGLMGVMTKNEILLVIIGFVFVMETLSVILQVGSFKILKKRIFLMAPIHHHFEIKGWVENKIIVRFWLIAILANLIALTALKIR; encoded by the coding sequence ATGTTTTACTATATTTATGAACTGTTAAATTTTAATATCTTTCAATACATCACCGTTCGCGCGGGCTTTTCGTTCTTTATCGCATTTTGCTTGACCGTTTGGGCGCTGCCTAAATTTATCGCGTGGGCAAAGGCCAAAAACGCCGCCCAGCCCATCTACGAGCTAGCTCCGCAAACGCACCAAAAAAAGGCCAAAACGCCGACGATGGGCGGGCTGGTTTTTATCGGAGCGGCACTTGTTGCGAGCGTGATCTGCGCGCGTTTGGACAATCTTTTCGTTTTCGCTTCTCTGATCTGCCTCGCAGGCTTTACGGCGCTTGGGTTTAAAGACGACTTTCGCAAAATCTCAGGCGGCAAAAACCATGACGGACTAAGCCCTAGAGCCAAGCTTGCGGTGCAAATTTTAATCGCTCTTGTCGTTTCGGCGTTGCTGTATTTGCAAGGCGAGCTAGGGAGCAAATTTTATCTACCGTTTTATAAATTTCCCGTGCTTGATCTAGGCGTTTTTGCGGTGGCTTTTTGGACGCTCGTCATCGTCGCGGCCTCAAACGCGGTAAATTTAACCGACGGCCTAGACGGGCTAGCTACGGTGCCTGCGGTGTTTTCGCTGCTGACTCTGGGCGTATTTGCATACATCTGCGGACACGCGGTATTTAGCTCGTATTTACTTTTACCAAAGATTGCCGGAGTTGGCGAGACGGTCGTCGTGGCCGCCGCGCTGATCGGCTCGCTGATGGGATTTTTGTGGTTTAACTGCCACCCGGCCGAGGTTTTTATGGGCGATAGCGGAAGCCTAAGCGTGGGCGCATACATCGGCCTTATGGGCGTGATGACGAAAAACGAAATCCTGCTCGTCATCATCGGCTTCGTCTTTGTTATGGAAACTCTAAGCGTGATTTTGCAGGTCGGAAGCTTTAAAATTCTTAAAAAGAGAATTTTTCTCATGGCGCCGATACATCATCATTTCGAGATAAAAGGCTGGGTGGAAAATAAGATCATCGTGAGATTTTGGCTCATTGCTATCTTGGCAAATTTGATCGCCCTGACCGCGCTAAAAATCAGGTAA
- the gpmI gene encoding 2,3-bisphosphoglycerate-independent phosphoglycerate mutase: MAQKTVLVITDGIGYNESSEFNAFAAAKKPTYDRLFKNVPNALIKTSGLAVGLPDGQMGNSEVGHMCIGSGRVLYQNLVKISLGFENGSLAKSEKLLNLFKTCKRVHVVGLYSDGGVHSHLSHFDAMCSLAVANGCEVCAHAITDGRDVGPKSGLAFIKSLLEKAQSGGFRLASVSGRFYAMDRDKRWERVKTAYDAMTRGENAQTISPLEYVMQSYEAGVTDEFIVPASFGGFEGIGENDGVIFINFRNDRVREIAAALGDENFSEFARPFVVKNLITMTEYDANFAFPVLFENEKLKNTLAEVVANAGLTQLHTAETEKYAHVTFFFNGGVEELAENETRVLVPSPKVKTYDEKPEMSAQAVCEAVLKGMEDGQDLIVVNFANGDMVGHTGEFDAAVKAVEAVDAALGRIVAKAKEKNYALIITSDHGNCEQMKDAQGNLLTNHTTFDVFCFVMGEGVKAVKPGGLNNIAASVLTLMGIEKPAEMDEALF; the protein is encoded by the coding sequence ATGGCGCAAAAAACGGTTTTAGTGATAACTGACGGCATCGGATATAACGAAAGTAGCGAATTTAACGCATTTGCAGCGGCAAAAAAACCCACTTACGACCGGTTGTTTAAAAACGTGCCAAACGCGCTCATAAAAACCTCGGGCCTAGCGGTCGGTCTGCCCGACGGACAGATGGGAAACAGCGAGGTCGGGCATATGTGTATCGGCAGCGGGCGTGTTTTGTATCAAAATTTGGTAAAAATTTCGCTCGGTTTTGAAAACGGCTCGCTAGCTAAAAGCGAAAAGCTTTTAAATTTGTTTAAAACCTGCAAACGCGTCCACGTCGTCGGGCTTTACAGCGACGGCGGCGTGCACTCGCACCTGAGCCACTTTGACGCGATGTGCTCTCTTGCGGTCGCAAACGGCTGCGAGGTGTGCGCTCACGCGATAACCGACGGTCGTGACGTGGGGCCCAAAAGCGGGCTGGCTTTTATCAAATCATTGCTAGAAAAGGCGCAAAGCGGAGGCTTTAGGCTGGCTAGCGTTAGCGGTAGATTTTACGCGATGGACCGCGACAAGCGCTGGGAGCGCGTAAAAACGGCCTACGACGCGATGACCCGTGGAGAAAATGCGCAAACCATATCGCCGCTAGAATACGTCATGCAAAGCTACGAGGCGGGCGTGACGGACGAGTTTATCGTGCCGGCTAGCTTTGGCGGCTTTGAGGGGATAGGCGAAAACGACGGCGTGATATTTATAAATTTTAGAAACGACCGTGTGCGCGAGATCGCGGCGGCTTTGGGCGATGAAAATTTTAGCGAATTCGCGCGCCCGTTCGTCGTCAAAAATCTAATCACGATGACCGAGTATGACGCAAATTTCGCCTTTCCGGTATTATTTGAAAACGAAAAGCTAAAAAATACCCTTGCCGAAGTCGTCGCAAACGCGGGCCTAACGCAGCTGCATACCGCCGAGACCGAGAAATACGCGCACGTGACGTTTTTCTTTAACGGCGGCGTCGAGGAGCTTGCCGAAAACGAAACGAGGGTGCTGGTACCAAGCCCTAAGGTCAAAACCTACGACGAAAAGCCCGAAATGAGTGCGCAGGCCGTGTGCGAGGCGGTGCTAAAAGGTATGGAGGACGGGCAGGATCTTATCGTGGTAAATTTCGCAAACGGCGATATGGTCGGGCACACGGGCGAATTTGACGCGGCGGTAAAGGCGGTCGAGGCCGTGGATGCGGCGCTGGGACGCATCGTGGCAAAGGCCAAGGAGAAAAACTACGCGCTAATCATCACGAGCGACCACGGCAACTGCGAGCAGATGAAGGATGCGCAGGGTAATTTGCTAACCAACCACACGACTTTTGACGTATTTTGCTTCGTGATGGGCGAGGGCGTAAAGGCGGTAAAGCCCGGCGGTCTAAACAATATCGCCGCGAGCGTTTTGACGCTGATGGGTATCGAAAAACCCGCCGAAATGGACGAGGCGCTGTTTTAA
- the murD gene encoding UDP-N-acetylmuramoyl-L-alanine--D-glutamate ligase, whose translation MRKSLFGYGGTTRAIAKNFGGEDGWDIYDDKFSEISGDEWGNTLLPPNLFVPEKSSLEIPSPGFPPSHELVKNAQNLISEYDYFYQIYGDKMPFTVWISGTNGKTTTTKMTQHLLARYGSVMGGNVGVPLADLDPNAKIWVLETSSFTLHYTNAATPGIYALLPITPDHLSWHGDFAEYERAKLKPLAMMGENTVAILPKIYAEAATKAKVISYENEADLARFCGVNLNDIAFKTPFLTDALLALAIQKILLDRCDARLLNGFVIEGNKLEEFRDARGRIWVNDTKATNIDASIQAVKRYEGKFLHLILGGDDKGVDMRPLFEALHGTKVQIYAIGSNTDKLMKLAGEFKIPAVKCEFLNVAVGEIDKNFKFDGAVKAGANDENLDEIALLSPAAASLDQFGSYVERGDEFKKAILNL comes from the coding sequence ATGAGAAAATCGCTATTTGGCTACGGCGGCACGACGCGCGCTATCGCAAAAAACTTCGGCGGCGAGGACGGCTGGGACATCTATGATGATAAATTTAGCGAGATCTCAGGCGACGAGTGGGGCAATACCCTACTACCGCCAAATCTTTTCGTCCCAGAAAAAAGCAGCCTAGAGATCCCGAGCCCGGGCTTCCCGCCGAGCCACGAGCTGGTTAAAAACGCGCAAAATCTCATCAGCGAGTACGACTATTTTTATCAAATTTACGGCGACAAAATGCCATTTACCGTCTGGATCAGCGGCACGAACGGCAAAACCACGACGACAAAGATGACGCAGCACCTGCTGGCGCGCTACGGCTCGGTAATGGGCGGCAACGTCGGCGTCCCGCTCGCAGACCTGGACCCAAACGCCAAAATTTGGGTGCTCGAGACCAGCTCCTTTACACTGCACTATACAAACGCCGCGACGCCCGGCATATACGCGCTTTTGCCTATCACGCCAGATCACCTCAGCTGGCACGGCGACTTTGCCGAGTATGAGCGCGCCAAGCTAAAGCCGCTGGCGATGATGGGCGAAAATACGGTCGCGATCCTGCCTAAAATTTATGCCGAGGCAGCGACTAAAGCAAAGGTGATAAGCTACGAAAACGAGGCCGATCTGGCCCGGTTTTGCGGCGTAAATTTAAACGATATCGCCTTTAAAACGCCGTTTTTAACGGACGCGCTTTTGGCGCTTGCTATCCAGAAAATTTTGCTCGATAGGTGCGACGCACGGCTACTAAACGGCTTTGTCATCGAGGGCAACAAGCTCGAGGAGTTTCGCGATGCGCGCGGTAGGATATGGGTCAACGACACGAAAGCGACCAACATCGACGCAAGCATCCAAGCTGTAAAGCGATATGAGGGCAAATTTTTGCATTTGATTTTAGGCGGCGACGATAAGGGCGTAGATATGCGGCCGCTTTTTGAAGCCTTGCACGGCACCAAGGTGCAAATTTACGCTATCGGCTCAAATACAGACAAGCTGATGAAGCTTGCGGGCGAGTTTAAAATCCCGGCCGTAAAATGCGAATTTTTAAACGTCGCGGTCGGCGAGATAGATAAAAATTTCAAATTTGACGGAGCTGTAAAGGCTGGCGCAAATGATGAAAATTTGGACGAAATAGCGCTTTTAAGCCCTGCTGCGGCAAGCCTCGATCAGTTTGGCAGCTACGTAGAGCGCGGAGATGAATTTAAAAAAGCGATTTTAAATTTGTAA